From one Lycium ferocissimum isolate CSIRO_LF1 chromosome 7, AGI_CSIRO_Lferr_CH_V1, whole genome shotgun sequence genomic stretch:
- the LOC132064478 gene encoding NADH dehydrogenase [ubiquinone] 1 beta subcomplex subunit 3-B-like → MGKPLGATGEFFRRRDEWRKHPMLTNQFRHAFPGLGIAVVAFSIYCVGEYAYNNMSQPSHSTTSASHSH, encoded by the coding sequence ATGGGGAAACCATTGGGAGCGACCGGAGAGTTTTTCAGGCGAAGGGACGAGTGGAGGAAACATCCTATGTTGACCAATCAGTTCCGCCACGCTTTCCCTGGCCTTGGCATCGCTGTTGTAGCATTCAGCATTTACTGTGTAGGCGAATATGCTTACAACAACATGTCTCAACCTTCTCACTCCACTACCTCTGCTTCTCATTCTCACTGA
- the LOC132064479 gene encoding disease resistance protein RUN1-like, which yields MSTSQTPQSRHSFHVFLSFRGEDTRKNFTDHLYTALINAGIRTFRDDDEIRRGENIESELQKGIRESKISLIVFSKDYASSRWCLDELVNILDRRRKEGHTVLPVFYTVSPEDVENQTGSFAEAFVNHEKRGNAETGEKRKVWMEKMEKWRVALKEVAELEGMCLAKEVDGHEAKFIEKITKEILKRLNRTVLSVPSYTVGLESRVMDINSWLQDESNEVGIGVIYGLGGVGKTTVAKVAYNSNYDRFDGSCFLANVREISEKHPNGQVYLQKQIFESILKGRKEKIYTADEGIVKMKDAISNKKVFIVFDDVDQLDVLDSLIGTRDWFYPGSKILITTRCEKLLKAHERHMLFKIKELGDDESLKLFSWYAFTQDHPLEEFEVLSTEAIRHCGGLPLALCDLGHFLSDRGMDIWRSKLQKMEAIPHSKVQKNLEISYKSLDDHDQRLFLLIASSFVGKDKDYVIKILENCDLHPTVGIQNLIDGSLISIDDENKVMMPPVIQEMGKEIIRRESPDDLEIV from the exons ATGTCAACTTCACAAACCCCACAATCCCGTCATTCTTTCCATGTTTTCTTGAGTTTTAGAGGTGAAGACACACGTAAAAACTTCACTGATCATCTCTACACAGCTCTCATCAACGCTGGAATTCGAACTTTTCGAGATGATGATGAAATCCGTAGAGGAGAAAACATAGAATCTGAACTGCAAAAGGGTATTCGTGAATCCAAGATTTCTCTAATTGTTTTCTCCAAAGATTATGCTTCATCAAGATGGTGTCTTGATGAGCTTGTTAACATTCTTGATAGAAGGAGGAAAGAGGGTCATACTGTTTTGCCTGTTTTTTACACTGTGAGTCCTGAGGATGTTGAGAATCAGACAGGGAGTTTTGCTGAGGCTTTTGTGAATCATGAAAAGAGAGGAAATGCTGAGACTGGAGAGAAAAGGAAGGTATGGATGGAGAAGATGGAGAAGTGGAGAGTAGCTTTGAAAGAAGTTGCTGAATTGGAAGGAATGTGCTTAGCCAAAGAAGTAGATGG GCACGAGGCAAAATTCATCGAAAAGATCACCAAGgagatactcaaaagattgaatcgCACAGTACTTAGTGTACCTTCATACACAGTTGGATTAGAGTCCCGAGTGATGGACATTAACTCATGGTTACAGGATGAGTCAAATGAAGTTGGCATTGGGGTGATCTATGGACTTGGTGGCGTAGGAAAGACTACTGTTGCTAAAGTAGCTTACAACTCTAACTATGACAGATTTGATGGCAGTTGTTTTCTTGCAAATGTCAGAGAAATCTCAGAGAAACATCCAAATGGTCAGGTTTATTTGcaaaaacaaatttttgaaagtattttgaaaggcagaaaggaaaaaatatacactGCTGATGAAGGAATTGTCAAAATGAAAGATGCTATTAGCAACAAAAAGGTTTTTATTGTATTTGATGATGTGGATCAGCTGGATGTCTTGGATTCACTTATTGGGACAAGGGATTGGTTTTATCCAGGGAGTAAAATTCTCATAACAACAAGGTGCGAGAAATTGTTGAAGGCCCATGAGAGGCACATGTTATTCAAGATTAAGGAACTTGGAGACGATGAGTCCCTAAAGCTATTTAGCTGGTATGCTTTTACACAAGACCACCCTTTAGAAGAGTTCGAGGTGCTTTCAACAGAGGCAATACGGCATTGCGGTGGGCTTCCATTAGCCCTTTGTGATTTGGGTCATTTTCTTTCAGATAGAGGTATGGATATATGGAGAAGTAAACTGCAGAAAATGGAAGCAATCCCTCATAGCAAAGTTCAAAAGAATCTTGAGATAAGCTACAAGTCTCTAGATGATCATGACCAGAGGTTGTTCCTCCTTAttgcttcttcttttgttgGGAAGGACAAAGATTATGTTATCAAAATATTAGAGAACTGTGATTTGCACCCAACAGTTGGAATTCAGAACCTCATTGATGGATCCCTCATCAGCATTGATGACGAAAATAAGGTGATGATGCCTCCAGTTATTCAGGAGATGGGGAAAGAAATTATTCGTAGAGAATCACCGGATGATCTAGAGATTGTGTAA
- the LOC132064477 gene encoding 2-C-methyl-D-erythritol 4-phosphate cytidylyltransferase, chloroplastic: MSTLHLGITLSSSSPMFLPSNSHIPKNGLPSLSLFPTSKTSFLKSPFYFANSTCRRTYSHGDTRMGLFKITCSATSANLNKVSDVVVVEQKSVSVILLAGGKGKRMGASMPKQYLPLLGQPIALYSFYTFSRMPQVKEIIVVCDPSYKDIFEDAKENIQVDLKFALPGKERQDSVYSGLQEVDSNSKLACIHDSARPLVLTEDVEKVLKDGWLVGAAVLGVPAKATIKEANSESFVVKTLDRKTLWEMQTPQVIKPELLKKGFELVNRGGLEVTDDVSIVEHLKHPVYITEGSYTNIKVTTPDDMLLAERILHIEES; the protein is encoded by the exons ATGTCTACTCTTCACTTGGGTATcaccctttcttcttcatctccaatGTTCTTGCCCAGTAATTCTCATATACCCAAAAATGGCTTACCCTCACTCTCACTTTTTCCCACTTCAAAAACCAGCTTTTTAAAGAGTCCTTTCTACTTTGCTAATTCTACCTGTAGAAGAACCTATAGTCATGGTGACACAAGAATGGGTCTTTTCAAGATTACTTGTTCTGCCACTTCAGCAAATCTAAACAAG GTGTCAGATGTAGTAGTGGTGGAGCAGAAAAGTGTTTCTGTGATTCTCCTTGCTGGAGGGAAGGGGAAAAGAATGGGT GCAAGCATGCCAAAGCAGTATCTTCCACTTCTAGGCCAGCCAATTGCATTGTACAG TTTCTACACTTTCTCCCGGATGCCTCAGGTGAAGGAAATCATTGTTGTATGTGACCCTTCTTATAAAGACATTTTTGAAG ATGCCAAAGAGAATATCCAAGTCGACTTAAAATTTGCATTGCCTGGGAAGGAAAGACAAGATTCTGTATACAGCGGACTTCAG GAAGTTGATTCAAACTCCAAACTTGCATGCATCCATGACTCGGCAAGACCTCTTGTACTAACCGAAGATGTAGAAAAG GTCTTGAAGGATGGTTGGCTGGTTGGAGCAGCAGTTCTTGGTGTTCCTGCCAAAGCAACAATCAAAGAG GCAAACAGTGAGTCTTTTGTTGTGAAAACTCTTGACAGGAAAACACTTTGGGAAATGCAGACACCTCAG GTAATCAAGCCTGAGTTGCTTAAGAAGGGTTTCGAGCTTGTCAATAG GGGAGGACTTGAAGTAACAGATGATGTATCAATAGTGGAGCACCTTAAACATCCTGTATATATTACTGAAGGCTCTTACACTAATATAAAG GTCACAACGCCTGATGATATGCTACTCGCAGAGAGAATATTGCACATTGAAGAATCTTAg
- the LOC132064476 gene encoding protein STICHEL, with amino-acid sequence MSLEMRNRGGGGNSGVVGNGFDPSNLHLKKELTQIKKAAKVLRDPGTSSSWRSPLNSARSVAALEARKHHYYHHHKGSSSTLTNHQINGNSLDAKGAIFEQVDRNGATKEKGEKKVFLYNWRSQKSESERSRKLGDEEDNIGNGNDNGGSSSTPEESVEDSLSDARHGGNDSKSDTYVSDRYASMILKCKDTNFMPSIRRNMKKKSSRSNYSNAILKQQVVPSRISRRASEGLGIARDDSTSLVDQSDDTEDYCNSEDIRRISAASPLLAKLRNRNRGYWSSKLRYSGREDSSYTYSTPALSTSSFNRYAIRYPSTIGSWDATTASLNDGDDEVDDQLDLPGRQGCGIPCWSRRSTPKYRGGGGSCYSPSFSDTLRRKGSSILCGSQTNQRRRRGSSLGYTKRRHSSRNAAQGLIPLLTNGDGQGLSSIGTGRSDDDELSTNFGELDLEALSRLDGKRWSTSCRSQDGLELVALNGEDGEEGSPENIRSLSQKYRPMFFEELIGQNIVVQSLVNAISRGRIAPVYLFQGPRGTGKTSTARIFAAALNCLATEETKPCGVCRECADFMSGKCKNLREVDGTNKKGIDKVKYLLNNLAASQQSSSGFKVFVVDECHLLPSKTWLAFLKFLEEPPARVVFIFITTDLDNVPRAVLSRCQKYLFNKIRDGDIVLRLKKISSDEDLDVESEALDLIALNADGSLRDAETMLDQLSLLGKRITTSLVNDLVGVVSDEKLLELLELAMSSDTAETVKRARELLDSGVDPIVLMSQLATLIMDIIAGTHPIVDAKQTDTSGGKSLTETELDRLKHALKLLSEAEKQLRVSSERSTWFTATLLQLGSATSLDRTHSGSSHRQSSKTTEEDPSSTSREAISLRHRTDTHHAPRKSGSPSSFAKANRRNSASRELTVSSMNGEALGGPNNDIKDSKAASRCPSTNVLDDIWIRCIDKCHSNTLKQLLHTCGTLLSISEVEGGFVAHIAFRDSKVKLRAERFLSSITNSFENILRSNVDVRLVLLPDGETSNDCEKPITLINSGGLKQMGLPNMVKRETAVSSNQDPLQASRGSFNDCESKLVETFESVSGNAGASSSKERISEIPVQRIESIIREQRLETAWLQAMEKGTPGSMSRLKPERNQVLPQDGLYHNNQLEPINSRELSSQHWHDDLNEEIRSLKMIDGKAVQKDQTSKKGDSYPISPSLLHNGIYASNFSKESMGYESGSGAGGCFCWNNTRPQRRGKVKQGTPVRPPKGGRFLWFGECAKTGRTESRLRR; translated from the exons AGTGTTTCTTTATAATTGGAGGTCACAAAAGTCTGAGAGTGAAAGAAGTAGAAAACTAGGTGATGAGGAAGACAatattggaaatggaaatgATAATGGGGGGTCTTCTTCAACTCCAGAGGAGAGTGTGGAAGATAGTTTGAGCGATGCGAGGCACGGTGGCAATGATTCCAAGAGTGATACTTATGTAAGTGATAGGTACGCTTCGATGATTTTAAAGTGTAAAGATACTAACTTTATGCCATCTATTAGacgaaacatgaagaaaaaatcAAGTAGAAGTAATTATTCTAATGCCATTTTAAAGCAGCAAGTTGTTCCTAGTAGGATATCTAGAAGAGCGTCGGAGGGTTTAGGTATAGCGAGGGATGATTCCACGAGTTTGGTTGATCAATCTGACGATACTGAGGATTATTGTAATTCCGAGGATATAAGGAGGATTTCTGCAGCTTCACCATTACTTGCTAAGCTTAGGAATAGGAATCGGGGTTATTGGTCATCTAAGTTGAGATATAGTGGGAGGGAGGATTCGTCTTATACGTATAGCACCCCTGCATTGTCTACAAGTTCTTTCAACAGATATGCAATTAGATATCCAAGTACCATTGGGTCATGGGATGCCACAACGGCTTCTCTCAATGATGGGGATGATGAGGTGGATGATCAGCTTGATTTGCCTGGTCGACAGGGATGTGGGATTCCTTGTTGGTCCAGGAggtcaacaccaaaatataggggtgggggtggaAGTTGTTATTCACCATCCTTTTCTGATACTTTGAGGAGGAAAGGAAGCAGCATTCTTTGTGGAAGTCAAACTAATCAAAGAAGACGCCGTGGATCATCTTTGGGGTACACGAAGAGGAGACATAGTTCGAGGAATGCTGCTCAAGGCCTTATTCCATTGTTGACCAATGGTGATGGACAAGGATTATCCTCAATAGGAACTGGACgaagtgatgatgatgagctgtCCACAAACTTTGGGGAACTTGATCTGGAGGCATTGAGTAGGTTGGATGGAAAAAGGTGGTCTACAAGCTGCAGAAGTCAAGATGGACTAGAGCTGGTGGCACTGAATGGAGAAGATGGAGAGGAGGGCTCCCCAGAAAATATCAGAAGCCTAAGCCAGAAGTACAGGCCAATGTTTTTCGAGGAATTGATTGGGCAGAATATTGTTGTTCAGTCCCTAGTGAATGCAATCTCCAGGGGACGAATTGCCCCTGTTTATCTTTTCCAGGGCCCACGAGGAACTGGAAAGACATCAACAGCAAGAATTTTTGCTGCTGCTTTAAATTGCCTTGCCACTGAAGAAACTAAACCCTGTGGGGTCTGCAGAGAATGTGCAGATTTCATGTCCGGGAAATGTAAGAATCTTAGAGAAGTTGACGGGACGAACAAAAAAGGAATCGATAAAGTTAAGTATCTGCTAAATAATCTGGCAGCAAGTCAGCAATCATCTTCAGGATTCAaggtttttgttgttgatgaatgtCACTTGCTGCCTTCGAAGACATGGCTAGCATTTTTGAAATTCCTTGAAGAACCACCAGCACGAGTTGTCTTCATATTTATAACTACTGATCTTGACAATGTGCCACGTGCTGTATTGTCCCGGTGTCAGAAGTACCTCTTCAATAAAATTAGGGATGGTGATATTGTGCTCAGATTAAAGAAGATTTCTTCCGATGAGGATTTGGATGTGGAATCAGAAGCATTAGATTTGATTGCTTTGAATGCAGATGGATCACTTCGAGATGCAGAAACTATGTTAGATCAGCTGAGTTTGTTGGGAAAACGAATCACTACTTCTTTGGTAAATGATCTG GTTGGTGTGGTTTCAGATGAGAAGCTACTGGAACTGTTGGAGCTAGCCATGTCATCAGATACTGCAGAAACAGTAAAAAGAGCCAGGGAATTGTTGGATTCAGGCGTTGATCCAATAGTTTTGATGTCCCAATTGGCTACTCTCATCATGGATATAATTGCTGGAACTCATCCAATTGTTGATGCCAAGCAAACTGATACATCTGGCGGTAAAAGCT TGACCGAGACAGAACTGGATAGATTGAAGCATGCACTAAAGCTTCTTTCTGAGGCAGAGAAACAACTTAGGGTTTCAAGTGAACGTTCGACTTGGTTTACAGCAACCCTGCTGCAGTTGGGTTCTGCTACTTCACTAGATCGAACTCATTCAGGAAGCAGTCACAGACAGAGTTCTAAGACAACAGAGGAAGACCCTTCTAGTACATCTAGAGAAGCTATATCCCTTAGGCACAGAACTGATACTCACCATGCACCACGTAAGTCAGGTTCTCCCTCATCTTTTGCAAAAGCCAACCGCCGAAACTCAGCTAGTAGAGAATTGACAGTCTCATCAATGAATGGGGAGGCATTGGGTGGTCCAAATAATGACATTAAGGACAGCAAGGCAGCATCTAGGTGCCCCAGCACAAACGTGTTGGACGATATCTGGATCAGATGCATTGACAAATGCCACTCCAACACTTTGAAGCAACTGCTTCATACTTGTGGAACACTTCTGTCGATCTCTGAAGTTGAAG GTGGTTTTGTTGCTCATATTGCTTTTCGTGATAGCAAGGTTAAATTGAGAGCAGAGAGGTTTCTTAGCAGTATCACAAAttcatttgaaaatattttacgGAGCAATGTAGATGTTAGACTTGTTCTGCTACCGGATGGGGAGACGTCTAATGACTGTGAAAAGCCAATTACACTGATCAATTCTGGAGGTCTGAAACAGATGGGTTTGCCAAACATGGTGAAAAGGGAAACAGCAGTTTCCTCCAATCAGGATCCGCTGCAGGCATCAAGAGGAAGTTTTAATGATTGTGAAAGCAAGTTGGTTGAAACTTTTGAGTCAGTAAGTGGAAATGCTGGAGCGAGTAGTTCTAAAGAGAGGATCTCAGAAATTCCAGTACAGAGAATAGAATCCATCATACGTGAGCAGAGGTTAGAAACAGCATGGCTACAAGCAATGGAGAAAGGCACTCCTGGATCAATGAGTCGCTTGAAACCTGAGAGGAACCAAGTCCTGCCACAAGATGGTCTTTATCATAATAACCAACTAGAACCGATTAATTCGAGGGAACTGTCCTCCCAGCATTGGCATGATGATCTAAATGAGGAAATTAGAAGTCTGAAGATGATTGATGGAAAGGCAGTTCAGAAGGATCAGACCAGTAAAAAGGGTGACAGTTATCCCATTTCACCGAGTTTGTTGCATAATGGCATATATGCAAGTAATTTCAGCAAAGAGAGCAT GGGATATGAATCAGGATCTGGAGCTGGAGGTTGTTTTTGTTGGAACAACACCAGACCCCAAAGAAGGGGCAAG GTTAAACAAGGGACCCCTGTGCGACCACCTAAAGGAGGGCGGTTCTTATGGTTCGGGGAGTGTGCTAAAACAGGGAGAACGGAAAGTAGATTGAGAAGATAG